A genomic window from Blastococcus saxobsidens DD2 includes:
- the serA gene encoding phosphoglycerate dehydrogenase has protein sequence MNDLKALLVEGIHPVAADVLASSGIEVDRESRAMGGEELVSRLAGVQVLGLRSGTHVTAEVLAQAPDLRVIGAFCIGTNQIDLRAATERGIAVFNAPFSNTRSVVELAIAEIIALTRRLTVQDDAMHAGQWRKSAKGSHELRGRRLGIVGYGKIGSQLSVLAEALGMHVRFFDTADRLALGNARRCATLEELLADSDVVSLHVDGRPGNSGMFGDAQFGLMPRGAIFLNLSRGFLVDHSALRERIVSDHLAGAAVDVFPNEPAGPGDPFESELRGLPNVILTPHVGGSTEEAQQDIGDFVAGKLLGYLRAGATGLSVNLPEVQLPRLDGATRLLLLHRNQPGALAHLAGVLADGGLNVEQQLLTTSGTVGYAVTDVRGTVGDGVVDRLRGLPETIRLDLLTG, from the coding sequence GTGAACGACTTGAAGGCACTCCTGGTCGAGGGGATCCATCCCGTCGCCGCGGACGTGCTGGCCTCGTCCGGTATCGAGGTCGACCGGGAGAGCCGGGCCATGGGTGGCGAGGAGCTGGTCTCGCGGCTGGCGGGGGTCCAGGTGCTGGGGCTGCGCTCGGGCACGCACGTGACCGCCGAGGTGCTCGCGCAGGCGCCGGACCTCCGGGTCATCGGCGCCTTCTGCATCGGCACCAACCAGATCGACCTGCGGGCGGCGACCGAGCGCGGCATCGCGGTGTTCAACGCCCCGTTCTCGAACACCCGCAGCGTTGTCGAGCTCGCCATCGCCGAGATCATCGCGCTCACCCGGCGGCTGACCGTCCAGGACGACGCCATGCACGCGGGGCAGTGGCGGAAATCGGCGAAGGGCAGCCACGAGCTGCGCGGCCGGCGGCTGGGCATCGTCGGGTACGGCAAGATCGGCAGCCAGCTCTCCGTGCTGGCCGAGGCGCTCGGCATGCACGTGCGCTTCTTCGACACCGCCGACCGGCTCGCCCTCGGCAACGCCCGCCGGTGCGCCACGCTCGAGGAGTTGCTGGCCGACTCCGACGTCGTGTCCCTGCACGTCGACGGCCGTCCCGGCAACAGCGGCATGTTCGGCGACGCGCAGTTCGGGCTGATGCCCCGGGGCGCGATCTTCCTCAACCTCTCCCGCGGCTTCCTCGTCGACCACTCCGCCCTGCGCGAGCGGATCGTCAGCGATCACCTGGCCGGCGCCGCCGTCGACGTCTTCCCGAACGAGCCGGCCGGGCCGGGTGACCCCTTCGAGTCGGAGCTGCGGGGGCTGCCCAACGTCATCCTCACGCCGCACGTCGGCGGCTCCACCGAGGAGGCGCAGCAGGACATCGGCGACTTCGTCGCCGGCAAGCTGCTGGGCTACCTGCGCGCCGGGGCCACGGGGTTGTCGGTGAACCTCCCCGAGGTGCAGCTGCCCCGGCTGGACGGCGCCACCCGGCTGCTGCTCCTGCACCGGAACCAGCCCGGGGCCCTGGCCCACCTCGCCGGGGTGCTCGCCGACGGCGGGCTCAACGTCGAGCAGCAGCTGCTCACGACCTCCGGGACGGTGGGGTACGCGGTGACCGATGTCCGCGGCACGGTCGGGGACGGCGTGGTGGACCGGCTGCGCGGGCTGCCGGAGACCATCCGGCTCGACCTCCTGACCGGCTGA
- a CDS encoding DUF2252 domain-containing protein, with protein MDVPQLATTTPAEGRQRISSRVEAFRSLAEGRAAGHMVPIPRLLAGNDRRIHVRETVREDHETRIASHDVEAQQKFDKLARSVFHFFRGTALLFYRDLAGEDARMPTVLALGDVHPGNFGVMPSADNVPVFGVNDFDDAYYAPFTWDLKRGAVGFLLAAEEKGGHGRKKQRAIAGHFLHGYAAAMAAYAAEGTEGGEQLRLDNAPPLVADLIAGALELARADWLAGLLDDSRSGFRPDEEVVPVSSRRAEFQEIVDRFVAQNEVPVPERAGRMRVKDVAERKGAGTASLGLTRFFVLVEGRSADGTDDLLLEFKQARRSALSGLVPPTEYQQDGLADRVRHAQRVHLVDGDVFYGSVDIDGRSFMVRERAPFRDSISLGSLSGSEWKDYAEICGRVLAHTHAMSDDTGNVDYDVEPAILDAIGSRELFVDDVLRFAEEAAARVRRDHQHFVADHALGAFSSVDVVYR; from the coding sequence ATGGATGTGCCCCAGCTCGCGACCACCACCCCCGCCGAGGGCCGGCAGCGGATCAGCTCACGGGTGGAGGCGTTCCGCTCGCTCGCCGAGGGGCGGGCAGCGGGGCACATGGTGCCGATACCGCGCCTGCTGGCCGGGAACGACCGCCGAATCCACGTCCGGGAGACGGTGCGCGAGGACCACGAGACGCGCATCGCCAGCCACGACGTGGAGGCGCAGCAGAAGTTCGACAAGCTGGCCCGGTCGGTCTTCCACTTCTTCCGCGGCACCGCCCTCCTCTTCTACCGGGACCTGGCCGGTGAGGATGCCCGGATGCCCACGGTGCTCGCCCTCGGCGACGTCCACCCGGGCAACTTCGGGGTGATGCCCAGCGCGGACAACGTGCCGGTCTTCGGGGTGAACGACTTCGACGACGCCTACTACGCCCCCTTCACCTGGGACCTCAAGCGCGGCGCCGTCGGCTTCCTGCTCGCCGCGGAGGAGAAGGGCGGCCACGGCCGGAAGAAGCAGCGGGCCATCGCCGGCCACTTCCTCCACGGCTACGCCGCCGCGATGGCCGCCTACGCCGCCGAGGGCACCGAGGGCGGCGAGCAGCTGCGCCTGGACAACGCACCGCCGCTGGTCGCCGACCTCATCGCCGGCGCGCTCGAGCTTGCCCGGGCCGACTGGCTGGCCGGCCTGCTGGACGACTCCCGCAGCGGCTTCCGCCCCGACGAGGAGGTCGTCCCGGTGAGCAGCCGCCGCGCCGAGTTCCAGGAGATCGTCGACCGGTTCGTCGCCCAGAACGAGGTGCCGGTGCCCGAGCGGGCCGGCCGGATGCGGGTGAAGGACGTCGCCGAGCGCAAGGGCGCGGGCACCGCCTCGCTCGGTCTCACCCGCTTCTTCGTGCTCGTCGAGGGCAGGAGCGCCGACGGGACCGACGACCTCCTCCTGGAGTTCAAGCAGGCCCGTCGGTCCGCGCTGTCCGGCCTGGTCCCGCCCACGGAGTACCAGCAGGACGGCCTGGCCGACCGGGTCCGCCACGCCCAACGGGTGCACCTGGTCGACGGCGACGTCTTCTACGGCAGCGTGGACATCGACGGCCGCAGCTTCATGGTGCGCGAGCGCGCGCCGTTCCGGGACTCGATCAGCCTGGGCTCGCTGTCGGGCAGCGAGTGGAAGGACTACGCCGAGATCTGCGGCCGGGTGCTGGCGCACACCCATGCCATGTCCGACGACACCGGCAACGTCGACTACGACGTGGAGCCCGCGATCCTCGATGCGATCGGCAGCCGGGAGCTGTTCGTCGACGACGTCCTGCGGTTCGCCGAGGAGGCGGCTGCCCGGGTGCGCCGGGATCACCAGCACTTCGTCGCCGACCATGCGCTTGGCGCATTCAGCAGCGTGGACGTCGTCTACCGATGA
- a CDS encoding response regulator: MTAAVTVLLADDHAMFREGLRFVLGQEPGLTVVGEAATGEQALSLAAELDPDQVPDRRQAMLRSRAAGGRATGPTR; this comes from the coding sequence ATGACCGCGGCGGTCACCGTCCTGCTGGCCGACGACCACGCGATGTTCCGCGAGGGCCTGCGGTTCGTGCTCGGACAGGAGCCGGGGCTGACGGTCGTCGGTGAGGCGGCCACCGGTGAGCAGGCGCTGAGCCTGGCCGCTGAGCTCGACCCGGACCAGGTTCCCGACCGCCGCCAGGCCATGCTCCGGTCCCGGGCCGCCGGGGGACGGGCGACTGGTCCGACGCGCTGA
- a CDS encoding sensor histidine kinase, whose product MELTARGTAVVASTATAVALACAGTAAWPGLLDAEAGSVAGWAKPVLLAAIMAGVGAVLTTARPRNPLGWLALADALLFGAAALGAQWTRHAPDGDRGSAVAWAAWTADRFSAFLVVGVLLLLLLLPDGRLPSRRWRPVVGAVVTLQCVAVGAFATVRGPAAAPDTSLPGYTLQLPNPVGVLPPGLAGRLDGLDTVLLQLPLLLGLVATVVRLRRAAAEERVRVVGVLLAASTFVLLVVIGHAWWPQLADAFDVLAGALLALQLTATVLGRRPRLVAVLVRQAFVHTVLTVVVGGVAIGIGILLTRRGADLPAFGTAVIAGGTALALSPFRARLARLVHRLLYGDLADPYRALQRLAEQTHREPSIDMVLGGLAASAAASLRAPWSAASAGGCVGTWGHRPADGTEAGADLLHGSIRLGALSVGLGPGRRLGTDERRLLAELGRHGGVAVQAALLAEDVRAGRQRLVVAREEERRRLRRDLHDEVGPTLAGLAMQLGALRPLLHADPAAAADRLLRLQDAAASALETVRRVSHGLRPPALDELGLAGALRQLAESLGLRVSVVAPDAPRPPAAVEVAGYLIAAEALHNVARHAGSPDVEVSVRRTGGDVELRIRDAGTGVEPGRPAGVGLQAMRERADELGGNVVVESVPGRGTTVTARLPIGAGHEVPA is encoded by the coding sequence GTGGAGCTGACCGCCCGGGGAACCGCGGTGGTGGCCTCGACCGCCACCGCGGTCGCCCTGGCCTGCGCGGGCACGGCGGCGTGGCCGGGTCTGCTCGACGCCGAGGCCGGCAGCGTCGCCGGCTGGGCGAAGCCGGTGCTGCTGGCCGCGATCATGGCCGGCGTCGGCGCGGTCCTCACCACCGCCCGGCCGCGGAACCCGCTCGGCTGGCTGGCCCTGGCCGATGCCCTGCTGTTCGGGGCGGCGGCACTGGGGGCCCAGTGGACCAGGCATGCGCCGGACGGCGACCGGGGGAGCGCCGTGGCCTGGGCGGCCTGGACCGCCGACCGCTTCTCCGCGTTCCTGGTGGTGGGCGTCCTGCTGCTGCTGCTCCTGCTGCCGGACGGACGGCTGCCGTCGCGCCGATGGCGGCCCGTCGTCGGTGCCGTGGTGACGCTGCAATGCGTGGCGGTGGGGGCGTTCGCGACCGTGCGGGGCCCGGCCGCCGCGCCGGACACCTCCCTGCCCGGGTACACGCTGCAGCTGCCCAACCCGGTGGGTGTGCTGCCCCCGGGGCTGGCCGGCCGGCTGGACGGGCTGGACACGGTGCTGCTGCAGCTCCCGCTGCTGCTCGGCCTGGTCGCCACCGTCGTACGGCTACGGCGCGCGGCCGCCGAGGAGCGGGTGCGCGTCGTCGGTGTCCTGCTGGCCGCGTCCACCTTCGTGCTCCTGGTGGTCATCGGGCACGCCTGGTGGCCCCAGCTGGCCGACGCCTTCGACGTGCTGGCCGGCGCGTTGCTGGCGCTGCAGCTGACGGCCACGGTGCTCGGCCGGCGGCCGCGGCTGGTCGCCGTGCTGGTGCGGCAGGCGTTCGTCCACACCGTGCTGACGGTGGTCGTCGGCGGCGTCGCCATCGGGATCGGCATCCTGCTCACCCGCCGCGGCGCCGATCTCCCCGCGTTCGGTACCGCGGTGATCGCCGGCGGCACGGCTCTGGCGCTCTCTCCCTTCCGGGCGCGGCTGGCCCGGCTGGTGCACCGGCTGCTCTACGGGGACCTGGCCGATCCGTACCGGGCGTTGCAGCGGCTTGCCGAGCAGACGCACCGGGAACCGTCGATCGACATGGTCCTCGGTGGGCTGGCGGCGAGCGCGGCGGCGTCCCTGCGGGCGCCCTGGAGCGCGGCGTCGGCCGGTGGGTGCGTCGGGACCTGGGGGCACCGACCCGCGGACGGCACCGAGGCCGGTGCGGACCTGCTCCACGGGTCGATCCGGCTCGGCGCCCTCAGCGTCGGTCTGGGGCCCGGCCGGCGGCTGGGCACCGACGAGCGACGGCTGCTGGCGGAGCTGGGTCGCCACGGCGGGGTGGCGGTGCAGGCGGCGCTGCTGGCCGAGGACGTGCGGGCCGGCCGCCAGCGGTTGGTGGTGGCCCGCGAGGAGGAACGCCGTCGGCTGCGCCGGGACCTGCACGACGAGGTGGGTCCGACGCTCGCCGGGCTCGCGATGCAGCTGGGCGCCCTCCGTCCGCTGCTGCATGCCGATCCGGCAGCGGCCGCCGACCGGCTGCTGCGGCTGCAGGACGCGGCCGCCTCGGCGCTGGAGACGGTGCGCCGGGTGTCCCACGGCCTGCGGCCGCCCGCGCTGGACGAGCTGGGGCTGGCCGGTGCGCTCCGGCAGCTGGCCGAGTCCCTGGGGCTCCGGGTGTCCGTGGTGGCCCCCGACGCGCCCCGGCCGCCCGCGGCCGTCGAGGTGGCCGGCTACCTCATCGCCGCCGAGGCGCTGCACAACGTCGCCCGCCATGCGGGCAGCCCCGACGTCGAGGTGTCCGTGCGCCGGACCGGGGGAGACGTCGAGCTCCGCATCCGGGACGCCGGCACCGGTGTGGAGCCCGGCCGGCCGGCCGGCGTCGGGCTGCAGGCGATGCGCGAGCGGGCCGACGAGCTGGGCGGGAACGTGGTGGTGGAGTCCGTTCCCGGCCGGGGGACGACCGTCACGGCGCGGCTGCCAATCGGGGCGGGCCACGAGGTGCCGGCATGA
- a CDS encoding response regulator, whose product MTTPIRIGVVDDHPMFRRGLRGLLESVGDTTVVGEAASGEEAVRLAAEHRPDVVLMDLNLPGMSGVEATRQVLRASPDTAVLVITMVEDDDALVSAIEAGARGYVLKGAGQEELLAAVRAVSSGAAVFGRGLTARVLGSVRAGGRPRPVSVPGLSDRESEVLRLLADGHDNAVIARRLGLTVKTVQNHVSRMLVKLDARNRVELALRFRGAR is encoded by the coding sequence ATGACCACGCCGATCCGCATCGGCGTCGTGGACGACCACCCGATGTTCCGGCGCGGGCTGCGGGGTCTGCTCGAGTCCGTCGGCGACACCACGGTGGTCGGGGAGGCGGCCTCCGGCGAGGAGGCCGTGCGGCTGGCCGCCGAGCACCGGCCGGACGTCGTCCTGATGGACCTGAACCTGCCCGGCATGTCCGGTGTCGAGGCCACCCGTCAGGTGCTGCGCGCCAGCCCCGACACCGCCGTCCTCGTGATCACGATGGTCGAGGACGACGACGCCCTCGTGTCCGCGATCGAGGCCGGTGCCCGGGGCTACGTCCTCAAGGGAGCCGGCCAGGAGGAGCTCCTGGCCGCGGTCCGTGCGGTCAGCAGCGGAGCCGCGGTGTTCGGCCGCGGCCTCACCGCCCGGGTTCTCGGCAGCGTGCGCGCGGGAGGCCGTCCCCGGCCGGTCTCCGTCCCCGGGCTCAGCGATCGGGAGAGCGAGGTGCTGCGCCTGCTGGCGGACGGCCACGACAACGCCGTGATCGCGCGCCGGCTCGGGCTCACGGTCAAGACGGTCCAGAACCACGTCTCGCGCATGCTGGTCAAGCTCGACGCCCGCAACCGGGTGGAGCTGGCCCTCCGGTTCCGGGGCGCGCGCTGA
- a CDS encoding polysaccharide deacetylase family protein: protein MRRRTFLAAAGTVLLGACSAPTSDRSTAPTTRGPRSPAPSPSPSPSTPPATSAPPTPATAEEVLARSTVPVLCFHQLREFRAGDSAYARTIITPPSVFRAQLQALRDGGRTPISTGQLLDHLQFGTPLPDRPVLLTFDDGSVTHHSVALPVLTELAFPAAFFPMTVVLGKPDWLSADQLRDLDRAGMTIGAHSWDHQRVDRLTGDQWAVQLDRPRAELAAILGHPVDLLAYPHGVWSPEALPRVEAAGYRAAFQLSDPQDPAYPLLTIRRIMPPPTWDGPTLLAQLDAAF, encoded by the coding sequence ATGCGCAGACGGACGTTCCTCGCCGCAGCCGGGACGGTGCTGCTCGGGGCCTGCTCGGCCCCGACCAGCGACCGGTCGACCGCCCCGACGACCCGCGGCCCGCGTTCGCCGGCGCCGAGCCCGTCGCCCTCCCCCAGCACGCCGCCGGCCACCAGCGCCCCGCCCACCCCCGCGACGGCCGAGGAGGTGCTGGCCCGCTCGACCGTGCCGGTGCTGTGCTTCCACCAGCTGCGCGAGTTCCGCGCCGGGGACAGCGCGTACGCCCGCACGATCATCACCCCGCCGTCCGTCTTCCGGGCCCAGCTGCAGGCCTTGCGCGACGGCGGTCGCACGCCGATCAGCACCGGGCAGCTCCTGGACCACCTGCAGTTCGGCACGCCCCTCCCTGACCGGCCGGTGCTCCTCACCTTCGACGACGGATCGGTGACCCACCATTCCGTCGCGCTGCCGGTGCTCACCGAGTTGGCTTTCCCGGCGGCGTTCTTCCCGATGACCGTCGTCCTGGGCAAGCCGGACTGGCTGAGCGCGGACCAACTGCGCGACCTCGACCGGGCCGGCATGACCATCGGTGCGCACAGCTGGGACCACCAGCGGGTCGATCGGCTCACCGGCGACCAGTGGGCCGTCCAGCTGGACCGGCCGCGGGCCGAGCTGGCCGCGATCCTCGGCCATCCGGTGGACCTGCTGGCCTATCCGCACGGCGTCTGGTCGCCCGAGGCGCTGCCCCGGGTCGAGGCGGCGGGCTACCGGGCGGCGTTCCAGCTCTCCGACCCGCAGGACCCGGCGTACCCGTTGCTGACCATCCGCCGGATCATGCCGCCGCCGACCTGGGACGGACCCACGCTGCTCGCCCAGCTGGACGCCGCGTTCTGA
- a CDS encoding sulfite exporter TauE/SafE family protein, producing the protein MPGAGRGDEGGGRGMVDAFPADLLPADLSGGVLLLLLLAALAAGWIDAVVGGGGLLQLPALLLVPGIGPVQALATNKLASLFGTTTSATTFYRRVHPDLRTALPMAAVALVGSFAGASVAAALPASVFKPIIVVALVGIALFTALRPSLGEVTALRHSGRRHHGIAAALGAAIGFYDGILGPGTGSFLVFAMVSLLGYDFLNASAKAKIVNVATNVGALLFFVPHGAVFWGLGILMGLANMLGGYLGARAATARGTRFIRVVFLVVVTALICRLGWDVWTENLRPLLS; encoded by the coding sequence GTGCCCGGGGCGGGCCGCGGAGACGAGGGGGGCGGCCGCGGGATGGTGGATGCCTTCCCGGCCGACCTGCTGCCCGCCGACCTGAGCGGCGGCGTCCTCCTGCTCCTGCTGCTCGCCGCGCTCGCCGCCGGGTGGATCGACGCCGTCGTCGGGGGCGGCGGGCTCCTCCAGCTGCCCGCGCTGCTGCTGGTCCCGGGGATCGGCCCGGTGCAGGCGCTGGCGACGAACAAGCTCGCGTCCCTCTTCGGCACCACCACGAGCGCGACCACCTTCTACCGCCGGGTCCACCCCGATCTGCGCACCGCCCTCCCGATGGCCGCGGTGGCCCTGGTGGGCAGTTTCGCCGGCGCGTCGGTCGCCGCGGCCCTGCCGGCCAGCGTGTTCAAGCCGATCATCGTCGTCGCGCTCGTCGGCATCGCCCTGTTCACCGCGCTGCGCCCCTCGCTCGGCGAGGTGACGGCGCTGCGCCACAGCGGCCGCCGGCATCACGGCATCGCGGCAGCGCTGGGGGCCGCCATCGGGTTCTACGACGGCATCCTGGGCCCGGGCACGGGGTCGTTCCTGGTGTTCGCCATGGTCTCGTTGCTGGGCTACGACTTCCTGAACGCCAGTGCCAAGGCCAAGATCGTCAACGTCGCCACCAACGTGGGGGCGCTGCTGTTCTTCGTTCCCCACGGCGCGGTGTTCTGGGGCCTCGGGATCCTGATGGGCCTGGCCAACATGCTCGGCGGCTACCTCGGCGCCCGGGCGGCGACCGCGCGCGGGACCCGCTTCATCCGGGTCGTCTTCCTCGTCGTCGTCACCGCGCTGATCTGCCGGCTGGGCTGGGACGTGTGGACGGAGAACCTCCGCCCGCTCCTGTCCTGA
- a CDS encoding sensor histidine kinase — protein MESLRLPYVAVLGIDGSVLASRGVPVTPVDDVPLVHQRLVVGVLRLAGVRGGPVVGPVLGALAHQLAPVVRALDLSRELQASRERLVLSREEERRRLRRELHDGLGPALAGLTLRVDTARNTVGRDPAVDRALRGLRDDVQEAVADVRRIVEDLRPAALDDLGLVGAIDALARRMGAGPLRVAVEADGLLPPLPAATEVAAYRIAQEAVTNAVRHAGPTAAEVRVRVGTDTDRSLTLVVEDDGCGPRTAPGRPGGGNGLATMREWAEELGGALVVGRRSGGGTVVRATLPLAAASGGTA, from the coding sequence GTGGAGTCGCTGCGCCTCCCCTACGTCGCCGTGCTGGGGATCGACGGTTCGGTCCTGGCGTCCCGCGGTGTCCCCGTGACCCCTGTGGACGACGTCCCCCTGGTCCACCAGCGGTTGGTGGTGGGCGTGCTCCGGCTGGCCGGGGTCCGCGGCGGCCCCGTGGTGGGGCCCGTGCTCGGTGCCCTCGCGCACCAGCTGGCTCCGGTCGTCCGCGCGCTGGACCTGTCCCGGGAGCTGCAGGCCTCCCGGGAGCGGCTGGTGCTGTCCCGCGAGGAGGAACGGCGTCGCCTGCGCCGAGAGCTGCACGACGGTCTGGGGCCCGCTCTGGCGGGGCTGACGCTCCGGGTGGACACCGCGCGCAACACCGTCGGCCGCGATCCCGCGGTCGACCGGGCCTTGAGGGGACTGCGCGACGACGTGCAGGAGGCGGTGGCCGACGTGCGCCGCATCGTCGAGGACCTGCGCCCGGCGGCCCTGGACGATCTGGGCCTGGTGGGCGCGATCGACGCCCTCGCCCGGCGGATGGGCGCCGGCCCCCTGCGGGTGGCGGTGGAGGCCGACGGCCTGCTGCCACCGCTCCCCGCCGCCACCGAGGTGGCGGCGTACCGGATCGCCCAGGAGGCGGTGACCAACGCCGTCCGTCACGCCGGGCCCACGGCCGCGGAGGTCCGGGTCCGCGTCGGGACGGACACGGATCGGTCGCTCACCCTCGTGGTCGAGGACGACGGCTGCGGCCCCAGGACGGCACCCGGACGACCGGGCGGCGGCAACGGACTGGCCACGATGCGGGAATGGGCCGAGGAGCTGGGCGGCGCCCTCGTCGTCGGCCGCCGTTCCGGCGGCGGGACCGTCGTACGGGCCACGCTCCCGTTGGCCGCAGCATCCGGCGGCACCGCATGA
- a CDS encoding kynureninase: MFPSDPLEVLSPEFLRLAADLDERDPLAACRTEFVLPPGVVAYLDGNSLGRPLQVTRERLSAFVESDWGERLIRAWDEQWLDRPTAVGDLIGSAVLGAAPGQTVVGDSTTVLLYKLIRAAVDARPDRSEIVADTENFPTDRFLLATIAAETGRTIRWIEPDPATGVQLAEVAALLSDRTALVLLSHVAYKSAYLADLPAITAAAHRAGALVLWDLCHSAGVVEVGLDAAEVDLAVGCGYKFLNGGPGAPAYGYVARRLQDALIQPITGWMGHAEPFAMGPEYVPATGIRRFLSGTPPILGMIPLEDMLRLIQRAGMPAVRQKSVALTEFVIAFADEVLAPLGVGVASPRDPDRRGGHVTLEHEGMRTAVGELWGRGVLPDFRPPRGLRMGLSPLSTSFTEVATALAHLTQLLRAAEG; encoded by the coding sequence ATGTTCCCGTCCGACCCGCTGGAGGTGCTCTCCCCGGAGTTCCTCCGGCTGGCGGCCGACCTGGACGAGCGGGACCCGCTCGCGGCCTGCCGGACCGAGTTCGTCCTTCCTCCCGGGGTCGTCGCCTACCTCGACGGCAACTCGCTCGGCCGGCCGCTGCAGGTCACGCGGGAGCGCCTGTCCGCGTTCGTCGAGTCCGACTGGGGCGAGCGGCTGATCCGCGCCTGGGACGAGCAGTGGCTGGACCGCCCGACGGCCGTGGGCGACCTCATCGGGAGCGCGGTCCTCGGGGCGGCGCCCGGGCAGACCGTCGTCGGCGACTCGACGACCGTGCTGCTCTACAAGCTCATCCGGGCTGCGGTGGACGCCCGTCCGGACCGCTCGGAGATCGTCGCCGACACCGAGAACTTCCCCACCGACCGGTTCCTGCTCGCCACGATCGCCGCGGAGACCGGCCGGACGATCCGGTGGATCGAGCCGGACCCGGCCACCGGCGTGCAGCTCGCCGAGGTGGCGGCGCTGCTGTCGGACCGGACGGCACTGGTGCTCCTCAGCCATGTCGCCTACAAGTCGGCCTACCTCGCCGACCTGCCGGCGATCACCGCAGCGGCGCACCGGGCGGGCGCCCTCGTGCTGTGGGACCTGTGCCACTCCGCCGGCGTGGTGGAGGTCGGCCTGGACGCGGCGGAGGTCGATCTCGCCGTCGGCTGCGGCTACAAGTTCCTGAACGGCGGGCCCGGCGCGCCGGCGTACGGCTACGTCGCCCGGCGGCTGCAGGACGCGCTCATCCAGCCGATCACCGGCTGGATGGGGCACGCCGAGCCGTTCGCGATGGGCCCGGAGTACGTGCCGGCCACCGGCATCCGCCGTTTCCTCAGCGGCACGCCCCCGATCCTCGGGATGATCCCGCTCGAGGACATGCTCCGGCTCATCCAGCGGGCCGGCATGCCGGCCGTCCGGCAGAAGTCCGTGGCGCTCACGGAGTTCGTCATCGCGTTCGCGGACGAGGTGCTCGCCCCGCTCGGCGTCGGGGTCGCCTCCCCCCGCGACCCGGACCGCCGGGGAGGGCACGTCACGCTCGAGCACGAGGGGATGCGGACGGCCGTCGGCGAGCTGTGGGGTCGCGGCGTCCTCCCCGACTTCCGGCCGCCGCGCGGCCTGCGCATGGGCCTGTCACCGCTGAGCACCAGCTTCACGGAGGTGGCGACCGCACTCGCGCACCTCACCCAGCTCCTCCGCGCAGCAGAGGGCTGA
- a CDS encoding alpha/beta hydrolase family protein, protein MGSEDRSVLSRPASAPDAEFGYASGPDQVADVRFPPAGAADRPVLVVVHGGFWRPEYDRAHLGPMAEALAAAGWPTVTPEYRRVTGRPDLAVADVHAAVRSVGMRPELGRGDPRVLLVGHSAGGHLALQAAATADPLHAPAGVLALAPVADLREGQRLGLGDDAVVAFLGQDAAARPDLDPARLPAPAGPVRIVHGTEDGTVPIEVSESYVRRRPGAVLLPVPAGHFGLIDPRSAVWPTVLAVLEELGSG, encoded by the coding sequence GTGGGATCCGAGGACCGGTCGGTGCTCTCCCGGCCCGCCTCCGCTCCGGACGCGGAGTTCGGCTACGCCTCTGGTCCGGACCAGGTGGCCGACGTCCGGTTTCCCCCGGCCGGAGCGGCCGACCGGCCGGTGCTGGTGGTCGTGCACGGGGGCTTCTGGCGGCCGGAGTACGACCGGGCGCACCTGGGGCCGATGGCCGAGGCGCTGGCCGCGGCCGGCTGGCCGACGGTGACGCCGGAGTACCGGCGCGTCACCGGCCGGCCCGACCTGGCCGTCGCGGACGTCCACGCCGCGGTGCGCAGTGTCGGCATGCGGCCCGAGCTGGGCCGGGGCGACCCGCGGGTGCTGCTCGTCGGGCACTCCGCCGGCGGTCACCTGGCACTGCAGGCGGCCGCGACCGCGGACCCGCTGCATGCGCCCGCCGGGGTGCTGGCCCTGGCGCCGGTGGCCGATCTCCGGGAGGGACAGCGGCTCGGGCTCGGGGACGACGCCGTCGTGGCCTTTCTCGGGCAGGACGCCGCCGCCCGCCCCGACCTGGACCCGGCCCGGCTGCCGGCCCCGGCGGGCCCGGTCCGGATCGTGCACGGGACGGAGGACGGGACCGTCCCGATCGAGGTGAGCGAGTCCTACGTCCGGCGCCGTCCCGGAGCGGTGCTGCTGCCCGTCCCCGCCGGCCACTTCGGCCTGATCGACCCGCGCAGCGCCGTCTGGCCCACAGTGCTCGCGGTGCTCGAGGAGCTCGGCTCCGGCTGA